A window from Campylobacter concisus encodes these proteins:
- a CDS encoding zinc ribbon domain-containing protein — MNKYLQQLVELSDLDKQIDGFIPRIQDIEKAYKNIEEECETITVNIERLDEEVSDLKSQKSGTNAHIAEFSAKIKDVAKKSSSAKSEKEIKALSLEEDIAKEQLEAANEEIARLEKLIDSKNSQKDELGAKKAELEENLKNIKSKTSSELENIGKEREEVYAKKDKLIATMNQKILAFYEKIRKWAHNTAVVPVKKQACYGCFMQINDKTFSAVIKGEDIVTCPHCGRILYKQEQ; from the coding sequence ATGAATAAATACTTACAACAATTAGTTGAATTATCTGATCTTGATAAACAAATAGATGGCTTTATACCACGCATTCAGGATATAGAAAAGGCTTATAAAAATATAGAAGAAGAGTGCGAAACTATAACGGTTAATATAGAAAGACTAGATGAAGAGGTAAGTGACTTAAAATCTCAAAAATCAGGAACAAATGCTCATATAGCCGAGTTTAGTGCTAAGATAAAAGATGTGGCTAAAAAAAGCTCAAGTGCAAAAAGTGAAAAGGAGATAAAAGCTCTAAGTCTTGAAGAAGATATTGCAAAAGAGCAACTTGAGGCTGCAAATGAGGAGATCGCTAGACTTGAGAAGCTAATAGATAGTAAAAATAGTCAAAAAGATGAGCTTGGTGCAAAAAAAGCTGAACTTGAAGAGAATTTAAAAAATATAAAAAGCAAAACTTCATCTGAGCTTGAAAATATCGGGAAAGAACGTGAAGAAGTTTATGCTAAAAAAGACAAGCTTATCGCCACTATGAATCAAAAAATTCTCGCATTTTATGAAAAAATTAGAAAATGGGCTCATAACACAGCTGTTGTTCCTGTAAAAAAACAAGCTTGTTATGGTTGCTTTATGCAGATAAACGACAAAACTTTCTCTGCTGTTATCAAGGGTGAAGATATCGTTACATGTCCGCATTGTGGCAGAATTTTATACAAACAAGAGCAATAA
- a CDS encoding AbgT family transporter produces MNKKNNSSILSFIENFGNKLPNPTMLFIYLSIITIIISFVLEKMGVGVSYQAIKDGQISQLNANVINLLSADSLRSFVSSVLKNFTNFYPLGVVFAIILGIGIADKSGLLSALMTKIALKSSKIWVTPIVIFLGVMSNVASSVGYVVLIPLGAILFAGFGRHPIAGLAAAFAGVSGGWSANLLIGTNDPMFAAFSMQAASVLNPDYMVLATANWYFMIASTFLIVFVGWFVTDKIVEPRLGKFDFLGDFSLKEHSEISAEQKRGLKFSLIALIVFVVLLLVAILPSGSLFGAKGNESFMKSTFMHSIVVFMMLLFIVVGVAYGVGARSIKSSNDAIKFMEQSISELSGFLVLIFFAAQFTYLFNTSNIGLVLSIKGSIFLKEIGLTGLSLIIVFIFLIAFINLFIAVDSAKWAMMAPIFVPMFMNLGLSPELTQAAFRIGDSTTNIITPLMPFFVLIVAFMQKYNKELKIGSVVSIMLPYTVAFLISWTALMSFWYIFDLPLGPGAVIHYVK; encoded by the coding sequence ATGAATAAAAAAAACAATAGTTCAATCTTAAGTTTTATTGAAAATTTTGGTAACAAATTGCCAAATCCAACTATGCTTTTTATATATCTTTCGATTATTACGATAATAATATCATTTGTGTTAGAAAAAATGGGCGTTGGCGTAAGCTATCAGGCTATCAAAGATGGACAAATATCACAGCTTAATGCAAATGTTATAAATTTGCTTTCTGCTGATAGTCTTAGATCTTTTGTTTCGTCTGTGCTTAAAAATTTTACTAATTTTTATCCTTTGGGAGTAGTCTTTGCGATTATTCTAGGTATTGGTATTGCAGACAAGTCTGGACTTTTATCAGCACTTATGACAAAGATTGCCTTAAAATCTTCCAAAATATGGGTAACCCCAATCGTTATTTTTCTTGGTGTAATGTCAAATGTTGCTTCCTCAGTTGGCTATGTTGTATTAATCCCGCTTGGAGCTATTTTATTTGCTGGATTTGGTCGCCATCCAATTGCTGGATTAGCTGCTGCTTTTGCTGGTGTTAGCGGCGGCTGGTCGGCAAATTTATTAATCGGTACAAATGACCCTATGTTTGCAGCATTTTCTATGCAAGCAGCTAGCGTGTTAAATCCGGATTATATGGTATTAGCAACTGCAAATTGGTACTTTATGATAGCTTCGACATTTTTGATCGTATTTGTTGGCTGGTTTGTAACGGATAAAATCGTAGAGCCTAGGCTTGGCAAATTTGATTTTTTGGGTGATTTTAGCCTAAAAGAGCATAGCGAGATAAGTGCAGAGCAAAAACGTGGCTTAAAATTTTCACTAATAGCGTTGATTGTTTTTGTGGTTTTATTGCTTGTGGCTATTTTGCCTTCAGGCTCTTTATTTGGAGCAAAAGGCAATGAAAGCTTTATGAAATCTACTTTTATGCATTCTATTGTTGTTTTTATGATGTTGCTTTTTATAGTAGTAGGTGTAGCTTACGGTGTAGGCGCTAGGAGTATAAAAAGTAGTAATGATGCCATAAAATTTATGGAGCAATCTATTTCTGAGCTATCAGGGTTTTTGGTTTTGATATTTTTTGCAGCCCAATTTACATATCTTTTTAATACCTCAAATATTGGGCTAGTGCTTTCTATCAAAGGTTCTATTTTTCTAAAAGAGATTGGATTAACCGGACTTAGCCTTATTATAGTTTTTATTTTCTTGATCGCTTTTATAAATTTATTTATAGCTGTTGATTCTGCAAAGTGGGCGATGATGGCTCCAATTTTTGTACCAATGTTTATGAATCTTGGACTTTCACCAGAGCTTACACAGGCTGCTTTTAGAATAGGCGACTCTACTACAAATATCATAACGCCTTTGATGCCGTTTTTTGTTTTGATAGTAGCTTTTATGCAAAAATACAATAAAGAGTTAAAAATCGGATCAGTGGTTTCTATTATGCTTCCTTATACGGTTGCATTTTTAATTTCTTGGACAGCGCTAATGTCGTTTTGGTACATTTTTGATCTACCGCTAGGACCTGGTGCAGTTATACACTATGTAAAGTAA
- a CDS encoding RluA family pseudouridine synthase yields MSEEKAYKILAKQKNISNNEAKELIDSGLVYAKGQKVMIARALMSENTKFSVEEMPKPSIIFEDENLIAINKPAAVTSEKISQMYKFPLLHRLDKDTSGVLLLVKNDEFASLAINEFKKMKVEKIYVAAVRGIMSEEVVVNEPILTIKNKNGAFSKISKDGKEAISEISPLMVVGKKTLVKVAIKTGRTHQIRVHLASLNLPIVGDEKYGKNRANRMFLHAYYIALLDYKFKAPIPREFNSLGFELSNKFEI; encoded by the coding sequence ATGAGTGAAGAAAAAGCGTATAAAATTTTAGCCAAACAAAAAAACATCTCAAACAACGAGGCAAAGGAGCTAATAGATAGCGGTCTAGTCTATGCCAAGGGGCAAAAGGTGATGATCGCTCGTGCACTAATGAGTGAAAATACTAAATTTAGCGTCGAGGAGATGCCAAAGCCAAGCATTATCTTTGAAGATGAAAATTTAATAGCCATTAATAAACCAGCTGCCGTGACTAGTGAAAAAATCAGCCAAATGTATAAATTTCCACTCCTTCACAGACTCGATAAAGATACGAGTGGCGTGTTGCTTCTTGTAAAAAATGACGAATTTGCAAGCCTTGCCATAAATGAGTTTAAAAAGATGAAGGTTGAGAAAATTTACGTGGCCGCAGTTAGGGGTATCATGAGCGAGGAGGTGGTCGTAAATGAGCCGATCTTAACGATAAAAAATAAAAATGGCGCCTTTTCAAAGATCTCAAAAGATGGCAAAGAGGCGATCAGTGAAATTTCACCACTTATGGTTGTGGGTAAAAAAACGCTTGTAAAAGTTGCTATAAAAACAGGCAGGACGCACCAGATAAGAGTGCATTTGGCTAGCTTAAATTTACCTATCGTTGGCGATGAGAAATACGGCAAAAATAGGGCAAATAGAATGTTCTTGCATGCCTATTACATCGCTCTTTTAGACTATAAATTTAAAGCGCCGATCCCAAGAGAATTTAACTCTCTTGGATTTGAGCTATCTAATAAATTTGAAATTTAA
- a CDS encoding DUF3972 domain-containing protein, translated as MQTYLGVDEFCKLVHLEREVIEDMINRGVLKTKEENGEILIEASEGTMSVVPSVSQNLSLQPQGQDGISFVEKTIGTILNLHEKVLDAKDETLETLRNENKFLKEALISMQELYDEDRKTVETLTKQLKISQDEVEFLKRKYKLMWNQAVENFNGQK; from the coding sequence GTGCAGACCTATCTTGGAGTTGATGAATTTTGCAAACTTGTGCACTTGGAGCGTGAAGTTATCGAAGATATGATAAATCGTGGCGTTTTGAAAACCAAAGAGGAAAATGGAGAAATTTTGATAGAAGCGAGCGAGGGAACGATGAGTGTTGTGCCTAGTGTTTCGCAAAATTTATCTTTGCAACCGCAAGGCCAAGATGGTATCAGCTTTGTTGAAAAGACGATTGGAACGATATTAAATTTACACGAAAAGGTGCTTGACGCAAAGGATGAGACGCTTGAAACCCTAAGAAATGAGAATAAATTTTTAAAAGAGGCGCTTATTTCGATGCAAGAGCTCTATGACGAAGATAGAAAAACGGTAGAGACTCTTACAAAACAGCTTAAAATTTCACAAGATGAAGTTGAATTTTTAAAACGAAAATACAAACTCATGTGGAACCAAGCGGTTGAAAATTTTAACGGACAAAAGTAG
- the ffh gene encoding signal recognition particle protein, with amino-acid sequence MFEQISESFRLAVSKIRFVDDEKALKNALDVLKKALLKADVHHKVTKDLLASIESELKQTGVGQKNFLDAIKSNLTTILTAPGNQGFVYAPVAPTIVLMAGLQGSGKTTTTIKLANYLKLRKKKVLVAACDLQRLAAVEQLRQLCVANEIDLFYIENENNPIKVAKEALEKAKIGLYDVLLVDTAGRLAIDEKLMQEIKDVKNAINPHEIFYVADAMSGQDAVKTAASFNEILGISGVILSKFDSDSKGGVAISIAKQLNIPLRFVGTGEKVADIESFIPDRIVSRIMGEGDLATLVEKTSTIIDEKEAKRLNQKIKKGQFNFNDFLDQMESVKKLGSMKSLMGMIPGLSNIANQIKDIDLDNSKEILHIKAMINSMTQKERENPELLNNSRKRRLAAGSGLSQIEVNRFLKQFENASKLAKKFSGKGGTKGLANMLSQANLKRPV; translated from the coding sequence GTGTTCGAACAAATTAGCGAGTCTTTTAGATTAGCCGTTAGTAAGATACGTTTTGTAGATGACGAAAAAGCTCTAAAAAACGCACTTGACGTGCTCAAAAAAGCTCTTTTAAAAGCTGATGTTCACCACAAAGTCACCAAAGATCTACTCGCGTCTATCGAAAGCGAACTAAAGCAAACTGGCGTTGGTCAAAAGAATTTCCTAGATGCGATCAAGTCAAATTTAACTACTATCTTAACAGCTCCTGGCAATCAAGGCTTTGTCTATGCGCCAGTTGCACCGACCATTGTTTTGATGGCTGGCTTGCAAGGTAGCGGTAAAACTACGACAACTATCAAGCTTGCAAACTATCTAAAACTAAGAAAGAAAAAAGTTTTAGTTGCGGCTTGTGACTTGCAGAGATTAGCGGCGGTTGAGCAGCTAAGACAGCTCTGCGTTGCAAACGAGATCGATCTTTTTTATATAGAAAATGAAAATAATCCTATAAAAGTGGCAAAAGAAGCATTAGAAAAAGCAAAAATTGGTCTTTACGATGTGCTTTTAGTGGATACCGCTGGTCGTCTCGCGATCGATGAGAAGTTGATGCAAGAGATAAAAGATGTAAAAAATGCGATAAATCCACATGAAATTTTCTACGTAGCTGACGCTATGAGTGGTCAAGATGCTGTAAAAACAGCTGCAAGTTTTAATGAAATTTTAGGAATTTCTGGAGTTATTCTTTCTAAATTTGACTCTGACTCAAAGGGTGGCGTAGCTATTAGCATCGCAAAACAGCTAAATATTCCACTTAGATTTGTCGGTACTGGCGAGAAAGTAGCTGATATCGAGAGCTTTATACCAGATCGTATCGTAAGCCGCATAATGGGCGAGGGCGACTTAGCTACTTTGGTCGAAAAAACATCGACCATTATCGATGAAAAAGAGGCGAAGCGTCTAAATCAAAAGATAAAAAAAGGTCAGTTTAACTTTAATGACTTTTTGGATCAAATGGAAAGCGTTAAAAAGCTTGGTAGCATGAAGTCTTTGATGGGTATGATACCTGGACTTTCAAATATTGCAAATCAGATAAAAGATATAGACCTTGATAATTCAAAAGAAATTTTACATATTAAGGCTATGATAAACTCTATGACGCAAAAAGAGCGTGAAAATCCTGAACTTTTGAATAATAGTAGAAAAAGACGTTTAGCGGCTGGTTCTGGACTTTCTCAGATAGAGGTGAATCGATTTTTAAAGCAGTTTGAAAATGCCTCAAAACTTGCTAAGAAATTTTCAGGAAAAGGTGGAACAAAAGGACTTGCAAATATGCTTTCTCAAGCAAATTTAAAAAGACCTGTTTGA
- a CDS encoding KH domain-containing protein, with protein sequence MVKNFLYEYAKLIADFPDKVSVDRQELGENFAEIIISADKVDTGKLIGKDGKMINAIKTVIIGCKAKDNTSYRVTVKAIE encoded by the coding sequence ATGGTTAAAAATTTTTTATACGAATATGCCAAGTTGATTGCCGATTTTCCTGATAAAGTAAGTGTTGATCGCCAGGAACTTGGTGAAAATTTTGCTGAGATAATTATAAGTGCTGATAAGGTTGATACAGGAAAACTTATCGGTAAAGATGGTAAAATGATAAATGCTATAAAGACCGTTATTATTGGTTGTAAAGCCAAAGATAATACAAGTTATAGGGTAACGGTAAAAGCTATTGAATAG
- the rpsP gene encoding 30S ribosomal protein S16, with translation MATVVRLTRMGRKKRPFYRIVVTDSRKRRDSGWIESIGYYNPMVEPNVINFNKERLDYWKSVGAKLSDRVAQITK, from the coding sequence ATGGCAACAGTAGTAAGACTAACAAGAATGGGACGTAAGAAAAGACCTTTTTATCGTATAGTTGTTACAGATAGTAGAAAAAGACGTGATAGTGGCTGGATAGAAAGTATTGGCTATTACAATCCTATGGTTGAGCCAAATGTTATAAATTTTAACAAAGAGAGATTAGATTACTGGAAAAGCGTTGGTGCTAAACTTAGCGATAGAGTTGCACAAATTACAAAATAA
- the trmD gene encoding tRNA (guanosine(37)-N1)-methyltransferase TrmD — MKFTFITLFENLVKPYFCDSILKRAIGNKFIEIDFINPRNFTKDKHSKVDDYMIGGGAGLLMFPQPLDESIKFLKAKDKNTHVIFLTPAGKKFNQNDAKRLSKKNHICFVCSRYEGLDERVVELWADEVFCIGDFVLTGGELPALCMSDAISRNVLGVLGNDMSLEVESFEDNLLEAPSFTKPDNFRSIFVVSEFLKGNHAKIHTLKNKMAHCKTRFFRPDLYQKLKPHK; from the coding sequence ATGAAATTTACGTTTATTACACTTTTTGAAAATTTAGTTAAACCTTATTTTTGTGATTCTATTTTAAAACGTGCAATTGGTAATAAATTTATTGAAATTGATTTTATAAATCCAAGAAATTTTACTAAAGATAAGCATAGTAAAGTTGATGATTATATGATCGGAGGCGGAGCAGGGCTTTTAATGTTTCCACAGCCTTTGGATGAGTCGATCAAATTTTTAAAAGCAAAAGATAAAAATACTCACGTGATATTTTTGACACCAGCTGGTAAAAAATTTAATCAAAATGATGCAAAGAGGCTTTCTAAAAAAAATCACATTTGTTTTGTTTGCAGTAGATATGAAGGCCTTGATGAACGAGTTGTTGAGCTTTGGGCAGATGAAGTTTTTTGTATAGGTGATTTTGTTTTAACTGGTGGAGAGCTTCCTGCGCTTTGTATGAGCGATGCAATATCAAGAAATGTACTTGGAGTTTTAGGAAACGATATGAGCCTTGAAGTTGAGAGTTTTGAGGATAATTTACTTGAAGCCCCATCTTTTACAAAGCCTGATAATTTTAGATCGATCTTTGTGGTTTCAGAGTTTTTAAAGGGTAACCATGCTAAAATCCACACTTTAAAAAATAAGATGGCTCACTGCAAAACAAGGTTCTTTCGCCCTGATTTATATCAAAAGCTTAAGCCACATAAATAA
- the rplS gene encoding 50S ribosomal protein L19 gives MRNKYIEAFENAQIASKNIPDFRAGDTLRVATRIHEGDKTRIQNFEGICIARRGSGTGETFIIRKIGANSVGVERIFPIFSDSIEEIKVLRKGRVRRAKLFYLRDLRGKAAKIRELRK, from the coding sequence ATGAGAAATAAATACATTGAAGCATTTGAAAATGCTCAAATTGCTAGTAAAAATATTCCTGACTTCCGTGCAGGAGATACATTGCGTGTTGCTACTCGTATTCACGAAGGCGATAAAACTAGAATTCAAAATTTTGAAGGCATTTGTATAGCTAGACGTGGTAGCGGTACTGGTGAAACATTTATCATTAGAAAAATTGGCGCTAATAGTGTTGGCGTTGAGAGAATTTTTCCAATTTTTAGTGATTCTATCGAAGAGATAAAAGTTCTTAGAAAAGGTCGTGTTAGAAGAGCTAAATTATTCTATCTACGTGATCTTCGTGGTAAAGCTGCTAAGATCCGCGAACTTAGAAAATAA
- a CDS encoding GyrI-like domain-containing protein — protein sequence MKIINLDDSFEIYGVKTRTKNKDEIDGKGKIPALWSKFMSKYHDGKSEIYSVYCNYESDLNGHYDNFIGTRSSHKSDEILEIKSGKYAVFSFANEPQNVTKFWGEIWKYFESSELKRAYETDFELYSSDEIKIFISILG from the coding sequence ATGAAGATTATAAATTTAGATGATAGCTTTGAAATTTACGGTGTAAAAACTCGCACTAAAAATAAAGATGAGATAGATGGCAAGGGTAAAATTCCAGCTTTATGGTCTAAATTTATGAGTAAATACCATGATGGCAAAAGTGAAATTTATAGCGTTTACTGTAACTACGAAAGTGATCTTAACGGACATTACGATAACTTCATCGGCACAAGATCAAGCCACAAAAGTGATGAAATTTTAGAGATAAAAAGTGGTAAATATGCCGTTTTTAGTTTTGCAAATGAGCCACAAAATGTTACAAAATTTTGGGGAGAAATTTGGAAATATTTTGAAAGTAGTGAGCTAAAAAGAGCCTATGAAACGGATTTTGAGCTTTACAGCAGCGACGAGATAAAAATTTTTATATCTATTTTAGGTTAG
- the rimM gene encoding ribosome maturation factor RimM (Essential for efficient processing of 16S rRNA), producing MNSDIVEVATIGRCVGLKGYLKLHNKSDFPEQFKKGATFFDKNNDQLVIKDYNRQKELVLFENFDDLDLAKTLVNRTIYTTKELTRKNCKLKKNEFFQFDIIGLKVIENGEILGIVEDIQDNFANSLLYIKTDEELTLGSKPKNFYIPYLEHFIESVNLDGGEILVKGARAILENS from the coding sequence TTGAATAGTGATATTGTTGAAGTCGCTACCATTGGAAGATGTGTTGGTTTAAAGGGCTACTTAAAGCTTCACAATAAGAGCGACTTCCCAGAACAGTTTAAAAAAGGTGCAACCTTTTTTGACAAAAACAATGATCAGCTCGTCATAAAAGACTATAATAGACAAAAAGAGCTGGTTTTATTTGAAAATTTTGATGACTTAGATCTTGCTAAAACGCTTGTAAATAGAACTATATATACCACAAAAGAGCTCACTAGAAAAAACTGCAAATTAAAAAAAAATGAATTTTTTCAGTTTGATATTATTGGCTTAAAAGTTATAGAAAATGGTGAAATTTTGGGTATTGTAGAAGATATCCAAGATAATTTTGCAAATTCACTTTTATATATAAAAACAGATGAAGAGCTTACCTTGGGTAGTAAACCAAAGAATTTTTACATTCCATATTTGGAGCATTTTATTGAAAGCGTAAATTTGGATGGTGGAGAGATTTTAGTAAAAGGTGCTAGAGCCATTTTAGAAAATTCATGA
- the waaA gene encoding lipid IV(A) 3-deoxy-D-manno-octulosonic acid transferase, producing the protein MIIIYYFLASILYLFGAIFLFFLSFKKKYHKSIPARFFLFNNPKFQDADVHFHACSFGEIQALKPLMQKFDSKAISVVTNTGFEAASKICSNTRFLPFEIFLPFWLKKSKILVIFEAELWLMLVFMAKLKGSRVILINARISDRSYKSYLKFGFFYRYLFKFIDKIYTQSELDKERLKSLGAGEIEVVGNIKAAFLPSVSKIYEKPKVRVIVLASTHAGEEEMILDNLNLKENDLLIIAPRHPERFADVEKIASEYAKKHDFSFAKFSQTYKFEAKVNLLDTLGELVNVYAISDVVVLGGSFVPNIGGHNPIECAQFNPVIISGEFIFNQKALFSLVENIYIAKASEIGGIIESNAKKSKIAVHASADAIMEDIRSTL; encoded by the coding sequence GTGATAATAATATATTACTTTCTAGCCTCAATACTCTATCTCTTTGGGGCTATCTTTTTATTTTTTTTAAGTTTTAAAAAAAAGTATCATAAGTCGATTCCAGCACGTTTTTTTCTATTTAATAATCCTAAATTTCAAGATGCAGATGTGCATTTTCACGCTTGCTCGTTTGGCGAGATACAAGCGCTTAAACCTTTGATGCAAAAATTTGATAGCAAAGCCATAAGTGTAGTGACAAATACGGGTTTTGAAGCGGCAAGTAAAATTTGCTCTAACACGAGATTTTTGCCATTTGAAATTTTCTTGCCATTTTGGCTAAAAAAGAGCAAAATTTTAGTCATTTTTGAGGCTGAGCTTTGGCTCATGCTGGTTTTCATGGCGAAGTTAAAAGGCAGCCGCGTGATACTGATAAACGCTAGAATTTCAGATAGAAGCTACAAAAGCTACTTAAAATTTGGTTTTTTTTATAGATATCTTTTTAAATTTATAGATAAGATTTACACCCAAAGTGAGCTTGATAAAGAGCGGTTAAAGTCGCTTGGAGCAGGCGAAATAGAGGTTGTTGGCAACATAAAAGCTGCGTTTTTGCCAAGCGTGAGTAAAATTTATGAAAAGCCAAAAGTTAGAGTGATCGTGCTAGCAAGCACGCATGCGGGCGAAGAAGAGATGATTTTAGATAATTTAAATTTAAAAGAAAACGATCTATTAATCATCGCACCACGCCATCCTGAGAGATTTGCAGATGTTGAAAAGATAGCAAGTGAGTACGCTAAAAAGCATGATTTTAGCTTTGCGAAATTTAGTCAAACGTATAAATTTGAAGCTAAAGTAAATTTACTTGATACTTTGGGCGAGCTTGTAAATGTCTATGCCATTAGTGATGTAGTCGTGCTTGGAGGCAGTTTTGTACCAAATATCGGTGGGCATAATCCAATCGAGTGCGCACAATTTAACCCAGTGATAATTAGCGGTGAGTTTATATTTAATCAAAAGGCGTTATTTAGCCTAGTTGAAAACATCTACATCGCAAAGGCAAGCGAGATCGGTGGCATAATAGAAAGTAACGCCAAAAAGAGCAAGATCGCCGTGCACGCAAGCGCTGATGCGATCATGGAAGATATAAGGAGCACTTTATGA
- the glyQ gene encoding glycine--tRNA ligase subunit alpha, which produces MTFSQIILTLQNYWQEQGCVILQPYDMPAGAGTYHQATFLRSLGPKPWATAYVAPSRRPTDGRYGENPNRLGAYYQFQVLIKPSPENIQELYLKSLEKLGLNLKDHDIRFVEDNWESPTLGAWGLGWEVWLDGMEVTQFTYFQQVGGIACELISGEITYGLERLAMYLQDVNSVYDIVWDDRDGSIVTYADVHKQGEYEWSKYNFEVANVDMLFNQFENAFNECKRCLEAKISLPAYDYCMLAAHTFNVLDARGAISVTQRQDYILKIRELAKECALTYKESLEQK; this is translated from the coding sequence ATGACATTTTCACAAATAATATTAACCCTTCAAAACTATTGGCAAGAGCAAGGTTGCGTTATACTTCAGCCATACGACATGCCTGCTGGTGCTGGTACTTATCATCAAGCGACTTTTTTAAGAAGCCTCGGACCAAAGCCGTGGGCGACTGCATATGTAGCTCCAAGCCGCCGTCCGACCGACGGCAGATACGGCGAAAATCCAAACCGCCTAGGCGCTTACTATCAGTTTCAAGTACTCATAAAACCAAGTCCGGAAAATATCCAAGAGCTTTATCTAAAAAGTCTTGAAAAGCTTGGGTTAAATTTAAAAGATCACGACATTCGCTTTGTCGAGGATAACTGGGAAAGCCCGACGCTAGGTGCTTGGGGGTTAGGCTGGGAGGTCTGGCTAGATGGTATGGAAGTGACGCAGTTTACGTATTTTCAACAAGTGGGCGGCATCGCATGCGAGCTGATCTCTGGTGAGATAACATACGGACTTGAGCGTTTGGCCATGTATCTCCAAGATGTAAATAGCGTCTATGACATCGTTTGGGACGACAGGGATGGAAGCATCGTAACCTATGCCGACGTTCACAAACAAGGCGAGTATGAGTGGAGCAAATATAACTTTGAAGTGGCAAATGTTGATATGCTCTTTAACCAGTTTGAAAACGCATTTAACGAGTGCAAGCGCTGCTTGGAGGCTAAAATTTCACTGCCAGCTTACGACTACTGCATGCTTGCGGCTCATACGTTTAACGTGCTTGACGCGCGCGGAGCGATCAGCGTGACACAAAGACAAGACTACATCTTAAAAATTCGTGAGCTTGCAAAAGAGTGCGCGCTAACGTATAAAGAGAGCTTAGAGCAAAAGTAA
- a CDS encoding Nif3-like dinuclear metal center hexameric protein yields the protein MKIAEIYKNLDEICPFASQESWDNSGLQVGSFDSEFERIYLSLDLDSELLQNVLPNSLIITHHPLIFKGLKSLDYSLYPSSLIREMMIKNISLISLHTNADLAFLNEKFVTQVLGLEISSKEGFLIYADVKMKFNELCKFVKEKLGLENLRVVHAKDKISKICICTGSGGDLIQDVKADVFLTGDLKYHQALYAKENGLNLIDINHYESERYFGDFLAKYLQNLKIEVIIRNSKNPFTYC from the coding sequence ATGAAAATAGCTGAAATTTATAAAAATTTAGATGAAATTTGTCCATTTGCGAGCCAAGAATCTTGGGATAATAGCGGCCTGCAAGTTGGCTCATTTGATAGCGAATTTGAGCGAATTTATCTAAGTCTTGATCTTGATAGCGAGCTTTTGCAAAATGTCTTGCCAAACTCGCTCATCATCACCCACCATCCACTCATTTTTAAGGGGCTAAAGAGCCTGGACTACAGCCTTTATCCAAGCTCACTCATAAGAGAGATGATGATAAAAAATATCTCGCTCATCTCGCTTCACACAAATGCTGACCTTGCATTTTTAAATGAAAAATTTGTAACGCAGGTTTTGGGGCTTGAAATTTCAAGCAAAGAGGGCTTTTTGATCTACGCTGATGTGAAGATGAAATTTAATGAGCTTTGCAAATTTGTAAAAGAGAAGCTTGGGCTAGAAAATTTAAGAGTGGTTCATGCAAAAGATAAAATTTCTAAAATTTGTATCTGCACTGGAAGTGGCGGAGATCTCATCCAAGATGTCAAAGCAGATGTCTTTTTAACGGGTGATCTAAAGTATCATCAAGCTCTTTATGCAAAGGAAAATGGGCTAAATTTAATCGATATAAATCACTATGAAAGTGAACGTTATTTTGGTGATTTTTTAGCAAAATATTTGCAAAATCTGAAAATTGAAGTTATAATACGCAATTCTAAAAATCCATTTACATATTGCTAA